The following coding sequences are from one bacterium SCSIO 12741 window:
- a CDS encoding mechanosensitive ion channel, giving the protein MMDRFQHILDYTLFKTSSLDITIGSLLTVLIIALVSRLLAFVTSRVIHRAMDRHDHIDEGKSYAMARLAVYFIYVISIVVALQSLGIDLTILVASSAALFVGIGLGIQNIFNDIVSGLFLLFERNVEVGDIVRFDSTIGRVMQINMRTSILLTRDDIRIIVPNSRLISNSIVNLSKENRNTRYEIEVSVAYGSDTKKVSQLLLESAQGHSQVTKTPAPFVKFSDFGDSGLHFKLIYWTTELWQAEVVKSDIRFKIDEVFRQANITIPFPQRDIHVVSGSIPGPGQSSTSS; this is encoded by the coding sequence ATGATGGACCGTTTTCAACATATTCTCGATTATACCTTATTCAAAACTTCTTCCCTCGACATAACCATTGGGAGCCTACTCACGGTACTTATCATCGCTTTGGTCTCCCGGTTGTTGGCTTTTGTTACCTCCCGTGTGATTCATCGGGCAATGGATCGACACGACCACATTGACGAAGGTAAATCCTACGCCATGGCCCGCCTGGCGGTTTACTTTATCTATGTTATTTCCATCGTAGTGGCTCTCCAAAGCCTGGGGATTGATCTTACCATCCTGGTAGCCTCATCTGCTGCTCTTTTCGTTGGAATTGGGCTAGGCATCCAAAACATCTTTAATGACATTGTATCGGGCTTGTTTTTGCTTTTTGAGCGCAATGTAGAAGTTGGCGATATTGTACGGTTTGATTCTACCATTGGCAGGGTCATGCAAATAAACATGCGAACGTCCATCCTCCTCACCCGAGACGACATTCGAATCATTGTACCCAATTCCCGATTGATCTCCAATTCCATTGTCAACCTCAGCAAGGAAAACCGCAATACGCGTTACGAAATAGAGGTAAGTGTAGCCTACGGATCCGATACCAAAAAAGTGAGCCAATTGCTACTCGAATCAGCACAAGGACATAGTCAGGTTACCAAGACTCCAGCTCCTTTTGTCAAGTTCTCTGATTTTGGGGACTCAGGTCTCCATTTCAAACTGATCTACTGGACCACAGAATTGTGGCAGGCTGAGGTGGTAAAAAGTGATATTCGATTTAAAATTGATGAAGTATTTCGCCAGGCCAACATCACTATTCCGTTTCCTCAACGGGATATTCATGTGGTTTCAGGCTCTATACCTGGACCAGGTCAGTCGTCAACGTCGTCGTAA
- a CDS encoding aldehyde dehydrogenase translates to MKIQNYINGELKAPAGGTYLDNYDPSKGVVYSQIPDSDERDVQEAVEAAHTAYPSWSVTSKEERSRIILKIAELIRENHDRLAEAESLDNGKPLWLAKKVDINRAASNFHFFATAILHFASEAHVMEDRGFNYTRRDPLGVVGCISPWNLPLYLFTWKIAPALAAGNCVVAKPSEVTPMTAYLLSEICIEAGLPKGVLNIVHGLGQKVGAAITNNDDVCAISFTGGTTTGAEIARIAAPKFKKLSLELGGKNPNIIFDDCDFDKALRTSLSSSFANQGQICLCGSRIFIQKGIYEKFRDAFVEKVKRMKVSNPLDPEVKVGAVVSEPHMNKVLSYVELAKEEGGTVLCGGERVILEGEHANGYYISPTVIEGLEYTCRTNQEEIFGPVVTLTPFETEEEVLTMANSTDYGLAATVWTENLNRAHRVAQNLESGIVWINCWLVRDLRTPFGGTKNSGVGREGGFEALRFFTEPKNICVMHGA, encoded by the coding sequence ATGAAGATTCAGAACTACATTAATGGAGAATTAAAAGCACCGGCAGGTGGAACTTATCTTGACAACTACGACCCATCCAAGGGCGTTGTTTATTCCCAAATTCCCGATTCTGATGAAAGGGATGTTCAAGAAGCGGTGGAAGCGGCTCATACGGCCTACCCAAGCTGGTCGGTAACATCTAAGGAAGAGCGTTCTCGAATCATTCTAAAGATCGCCGAATTGATCCGTGAAAACCACGATCGATTGGCAGAGGCTGAATCTCTGGATAATGGAAAACCCTTGTGGTTGGCCAAAAAAGTGGATATCAACCGGGCGGCAAGTAATTTTCATTTTTTCGCTACGGCTATTCTTCACTTTGCCTCCGAAGCTCACGTGATGGAGGATCGAGGATTCAACTACACGCGAAGAGATCCATTAGGAGTTGTAGGCTGTATTTCTCCCTGGAACTTGCCTTTGTACTTGTTTACCTGGAAAATTGCTCCTGCCCTGGCTGCCGGAAACTGCGTTGTTGCCAAACCCTCTGAGGTTACTCCTATGACGGCCTACTTGCTTTCAGAAATCTGTATTGAAGCTGGATTGCCTAAAGGAGTATTGAACATTGTTCACGGGTTAGGACAAAAGGTAGGGGCTGCCATCACCAACAACGATGATGTTTGCGCCATTTCCTTTACCGGTGGAACCACCACAGGTGCTGAAATTGCTCGTATTGCGGCTCCAAAATTCAAAAAACTGTCTCTCGAACTGGGTGGAAAAAATCCCAATATCATTTTTGACGACTGCGATTTTGACAAGGCTCTACGGACTTCGCTGTCCTCTTCTTTTGCCAATCAAGGTCAAATCTGTTTGTGTGGATCGCGCATCTTTATTCAGAAAGGCATCTACGAAAAATTTAGAGACGCATTTGTAGAGAAAGTAAAACGGATGAAGGTGAGCAACCCGCTCGATCCGGAAGTAAAAGTGGGCGCCGTGGTAAGCGAACCTCACATGAATAAGGTTTTATCATACGTAGAGCTGGCCAAAGAAGAAGGCGGTACCGTATTGTGCGGTGGTGAACGTGTGATCCTCGAAGGCGAACATGCCAACGGATACTACATTTCGCCTACCGTTATTGAAGGTTTGGAATATACCTGTAGAACGAATCAGGAAGAAATTTTTGGCCCGGTAGTTACTCTTACTCCCTTCGAAACCGAGGAAGAAGTATTGACCATGGCTAATAGCACCGATTATGGTTTGGCCGCCACCGTGTGGACCGAAAATCTAAACCGTGCGCATCGCGTAGCTCAAAACCTGGAGTCTGGAATCGTTTGGATTAACTGTTGGTTGGTTCGTGATTTGCGCACCCCATTCGGAGGAACTAAGAATTCAGGAGTTGGTCGTGAAGGTGGATTTGAAGCCCTTCGTTTCTTTACCGAGCCCAAAAATATTTGCGTCATGCACGGCGCCTAA
- a CDS encoding FkbM family methyltransferase, whose product MIGILKKKPKKFKISYSQQGEDLIIEFLLQQRGITNPYYVDIGSNDPIRFSNTYLLYKNGGTGICIDPNPVFKKMFAAERPNDVFINAGISGKESGKAMFYDMDWHEFSTFDKEQALAVQENYKGKNNIKAEIELPIISVKELSGKFKSAIDVLNLDVEGLDLEILEGWDFDNHSPKIICVECKDLKTGEVDERIDTLIKSKGYKLSGSNPINRIYTL is encoded by the coding sequence ATGATAGGCATCCTTAAGAAAAAACCGAAGAAGTTTAAAATTTCCTATTCTCAGCAGGGTGAGGATTTGATTATTGAGTTCCTCCTTCAGCAAAGAGGAATCACCAATCCTTATTATGTTGACATTGGATCCAATGACCCGATTCGGTTCTCCAACACTTACTTATTGTACAAAAACGGAGGCACCGGAATTTGCATTGATCCAAATCCGGTTTTCAAAAAGATGTTTGCCGCAGAAAGACCCAATGATGTGTTTATCAATGCAGGCATTTCAGGAAAGGAAAGCGGCAAGGCCATGTTTTATGATATGGACTGGCACGAGTTCAGCACCTTTGACAAAGAACAAGCACTCGCTGTTCAGGAGAACTACAAAGGAAAAAACAACATCAAAGCCGAAATCGAATTACCCATTATTTCGGTTAAGGAACTTTCAGGTAAGTTCAAGTCTGCTATCGACGTGCTCAATCTGGATGTGGAGGGACTGGATTTAGAAATCTTAGAAGGCTGGGATTTTGACAACCATTCACCAAAAATCATTTGTGTGGAGTGCAAAGACTTGAAAACAGGTGAGGTTGACGAACGAATTGACACCTTGATCAAAAGCAAAGGCTATAAGCTGAGCGGATCGAATCCAATAAACAGGATTTACACACTATAG
- a CDS encoding NAD(P)/FAD-dependent oxidoreductase codes for MQVVVIGGGAAGFFAAISCRQHHPDAHIRILEKSTKLLSKVRISGGGRCNVTHACFNQKELAAHYPRGERFLRKSFSKFFTQDTVDWYESRGVLLKTESDGRMFPQSNRSETIVDCLMSEAEKGGIRIDLNSPVKALTPKNDKILLTLGNDESLEVDQVIIATGGSPKKEGLHWLEKLGIPIQNPVPSLFTFNLPGQAITSLMGLSVPDAWVRISGSKLSSSGPLLITHWGVSGPGVLKLSALGARELADRNYQFNALISWVGSIREDDLRQQLSSFKQENPSKKLHRQPLGLPKRLWSYLLDRIDLREDENWGDLSRKKMNRLVNLLLNDEYEVRGKTTFKEEFVTCGGVDLKSVSPFTLESKTVPNLYFAGEVLDIDGVTGGFNFQAAWTTGFLAGKLQGKNDPEK; via the coding sequence ATGCAGGTGGTTGTCATTGGCGGAGGCGCCGCAGGTTTTTTTGCTGCAATTTCATGCCGGCAACATCATCCCGATGCCCACATTCGGATTTTGGAAAAGAGCACCAAGTTGCTTTCCAAGGTTCGCATTTCCGGAGGTGGACGGTGCAATGTGACCCACGCCTGCTTTAACCAAAAGGAATTGGCTGCCCATTACCCCAGGGGAGAACGGTTTTTACGCAAATCTTTTTCGAAATTTTTCACCCAAGACACGGTTGACTGGTATGAATCCAGAGGTGTTCTGCTAAAGACTGAATCCGATGGCAGAATGTTTCCGCAAAGCAATCGATCGGAAACCATAGTTGATTGCTTAATGAGTGAGGCGGAAAAAGGAGGCATCCGCATCGATTTGAATTCACCGGTAAAAGCGCTCACTCCAAAGAATGATAAAATTCTATTGACCCTAGGAAACGATGAATCGCTTGAGGTAGACCAAGTTATTATCGCAACGGGTGGAAGCCCTAAGAAAGAAGGGTTGCATTGGCTCGAAAAATTGGGTATTCCTATTCAAAATCCAGTGCCTTCCCTGTTTACCTTTAACCTGCCCGGTCAGGCCATCACCTCGCTTATGGGGCTTTCCGTTCCTGATGCTTGGGTTAGAATATCTGGAAGCAAGCTTTCCTCTTCAGGTCCGTTGCTCATCACCCATTGGGGCGTAAGCGGTCCTGGCGTATTAAAACTATCCGCGCTTGGGGCTCGGGAGTTGGCCGATCGCAACTACCAGTTCAACGCACTTATTAGTTGGGTGGGCAGTATTCGGGAAGATGATCTGCGACAACAACTCAGTAGCTTCAAACAGGAGAACCCAAGCAAAAAACTGCACCGACAACCCTTGGGACTTCCTAAGAGACTTTGGTCCTATTTACTCGACCGGATAGACCTTCGAGAGGACGAAAATTGGGGCGACTTATCCCGCAAAAAAATGAATCGTTTAGTGAATTTGCTGCTGAATGATGAATACGAAGTTCGGGGCAAAACCACTTTCAAAGAAGAATTTGTTACCTGCGGTGGAGTGGACCTAAAAAGCGTTTCACCTTTCACCTTGGAAAGCAAAACGGTGCCGAACCTATATTTTGCCGGAGAAGTCCTGGACATCGATGGTGTAACGGGTGGATTCAATTTTCAAGCGGCCTGGACAACCGGCTTTCTGGCAGGAAAACTTCAAGGAAAAAACGACCCCGAGAAATAA
- a CDS encoding T9SS type A sorting domain-containing protein, whose protein sequence is MKKLLLVPVLMLAFGLSAVAQISFEKDTVLHYLVEGEETTSKVLVLNSGQTPIKGMYRIFFDDVKSQTDWAVQFCDCDVCRVNYPNSSTCATDVTSENPYLFKLYVNPAQNITTAYFKMKVMDSMDTTQADTVVFKTVMSTSVPQINLHHSEIRLVPNPAEGNTRLNFSLNTTADVKINVINFLGETISEYSIDSAYGDIEQNIDLNEQESGIYFVNIIVGDKVYSKRLSLR, encoded by the coding sequence ATGAAAAAACTATTACTTGTCCCTGTATTGATGTTGGCCTTCGGTCTAAGTGCCGTTGCCCAAATCTCATTCGAGAAAGACACCGTACTCCACTACTTGGTAGAGGGTGAAGAAACTACCTCTAAGGTTCTTGTGCTCAATTCAGGTCAAACCCCGATTAAGGGTATGTACCGCATTTTCTTTGACGATGTAAAGTCTCAGACTGATTGGGCCGTACAATTTTGTGATTGTGATGTATGCCGGGTTAATTACCCAAATTCATCTACTTGTGCAACCGACGTAACTTCTGAAAATCCTTATTTGTTTAAGCTCTACGTAAACCCTGCACAAAACATTACTACTGCCTACTTCAAAATGAAAGTAATGGACAGTATGGACACGACTCAGGCAGACACTGTGGTTTTCAAAACAGTGATGTCTACTTCCGTGCCTCAAATCAATTTGCACCACAGCGAAATCCGTTTGGTACCAAACCCTGCGGAAGGAAACACTCGCTTGAACTTCTCTCTGAATACCACTGCTGATGTAAAAATCAATGTGATTAACTTCTTGGGAGAAACGATCTCTGAGTACTCTATTGACAGTGCTTACGGAGACATTGAGCAAAACATTGACCTGAACGAACAAGAGTCAGGAATTTATTTCGTGAACATCATCGTGGGAGACAAAGTATACTCCAAGCGATTGAGTTTGCGTTAA
- a CDS encoding chloride channel protein, whose protein sequence is MNHIRNKPFILVLSVLMGFLCAVAAFCLKQGVHLVESFFENTVVAEGSKSFYFVLPFIGIVLTQLIIRYVIKEPVGSGVPNTLFALSKGNGIISIKKIYSAIMTSAFTVGFGGSVGLEGPAVGTTSALGSNLSQMLRLNPKTRKLMIGCGAAAALSAIFKAPIAAIVFAMEVIMLDITTFSLIPLLLSSVTAALFSRLFFGGDLLFEFEILDDISILDMPYYIGLGLLAGITGVYFTRVYFLVSRVFNKIKNNKLRVSVGGALIGVIIFIFPPLYGEGYDTINHLIEGTTGDVLANSQFQAFNDNIWVILGFLALVVFFKAFATTITIYAGGIGGIFAPTLFMGSVMGYVYSKAINLLHLGKLSESNFTLVGMAGLMAGILQAPLTAIFLIAEITGGYDLFIPLMVTTSISFLTMKYFVPHTIYTMQLAKRGQLLTHDKDQAVLTLMDLKREIETNFEVIEPYDTLGGLVKKVTVSSRNLFPVVDNKKRFIGVVTLDDIRDIMFDREKYDTIQVHQLMSMAPEQIQINDNMETVVNKFESSGAWNLPVVDQGKYIGFVSKSKLFSEYRKKLKDFYDDVDD, encoded by the coding sequence ATGAATCACATTCGCAACAAGCCCTTTATTCTGGTCCTAAGTGTCCTTATGGGATTCCTGTGTGCCGTAGCCGCATTTTGCCTGAAGCAAGGGGTTCACCTGGTAGAATCTTTTTTCGAAAACACGGTGGTGGCTGAAGGAAGTAAGTCATTCTATTTCGTGCTGCCCTTTATTGGGATTGTGCTCACTCAGTTGATCATTCGCTACGTTATTAAGGAGCCCGTTGGTAGTGGTGTGCCGAATACCTTGTTTGCCCTCTCTAAGGGAAATGGAATCATTTCGATCAAAAAGATTTACTCGGCCATCATGACTTCTGCCTTCACGGTTGGATTTGGTGGATCGGTAGGACTGGAGGGACCGGCTGTGGGCACTACCTCAGCTTTGGGTAGTAACCTGAGTCAGATGCTGCGGTTAAATCCTAAAACCCGCAAACTTATGATAGGTTGTGGGGCAGCGGCAGCGCTCTCGGCTATTTTTAAGGCTCCTATTGCGGCCATCGTATTTGCGATGGAGGTAATCATGCTCGATATCACCACCTTTTCGCTCATTCCGCTTCTACTTTCTTCGGTGACTGCGGCGCTTTTTTCCCGTTTGTTTTTTGGAGGCGATTTGCTGTTTGAATTTGAAATCCTGGATGATATCAGCATTCTGGATATGCCTTACTACATCGGATTAGGACTTCTGGCGGGAATTACCGGAGTTTATTTTACCCGGGTTTACTTCCTGGTTTCCCGTGTATTCAATAAAATCAAAAACAACAAGCTGCGGGTTTCGGTCGGTGGTGCATTAATCGGGGTAATCATCTTTATTTTCCCGCCACTATATGGGGAAGGTTACGATACCATTAACCACCTGATTGAGGGTACCACGGGAGATGTATTGGCCAATAGCCAGTTTCAGGCCTTCAATGACAACATCTGGGTTATTCTGGGTTTCCTGGCTTTGGTGGTTTTTTTCAAAGCCTTCGCTACCACCATTACAATTTACGCAGGAGGTATTGGGGGGATCTTTGCACCTACACTCTTTATGGGAAGTGTAATGGGGTATGTTTATTCCAAGGCCATCAATTTGCTGCATTTGGGTAAACTGTCAGAATCTAATTTTACCCTTGTAGGTATGGCTGGGCTGATGGCTGGAATTCTTCAGGCACCATTGACGGCCATATTCTTAATTGCTGAGATTACTGGAGGTTACGATCTTTTCATTCCATTGATGGTAACTACCTCCATCAGTTTCTTGACCATGAAGTATTTCGTGCCTCACACGATTTATACCATGCAGTTGGCGAAAAGAGGACAGTTGCTTACCCACGATAAGGATCAAGCCGTGCTTACCTTGATGGATTTGAAGCGGGAAATCGAAACAAATTTTGAGGTAATTGAGCCCTATGATACCCTTGGTGGATTGGTGAAAAAAGTAACGGTTTCTTCGAGAAACCTATTCCCGGTGGTTGATAATAAAAAACGCTTTATTGGGGTGGTAACCCTCGATGATATTCGAGACATTATGTTTGACCGGGAGAAGTATGACACCATTCAAGTTCACCAACTCATGTCGATGGCACCTGAGCAAATTCAGATCAATGACAATATGGAAACCGTTGTCAATAAGTTTGAATCGAGTGGGGCGTGGAATTTACCAGTTGTAGATCAAGGAAAATACATTGGATTCGTTTCCAAATCCAAGCTCTTTTCTGAGTACCGCAAGAAATTGAAGGACTTTTACGACGACGTTGACGACTGA
- a CDS encoding T9SS type A sorting domain-containing protein has product MKKLSLLALFLYLSVSLSAQIIFDHDTVYNDLVLGVKTEVKVWVRNGSTSPIDAQYRIYSDNVVDQTDWDVQFCDCDLCRSPYPTTGVCVLSNPMTGEKPHSYTLYVTPQSVIENRELKLIVMSMADTTVRDTVVFKTRLATSVEEKSRVEQSLQLMPNPASNMTHLQFENTQNGPTTVELVSLLGETVRSYTLDAPIGPADVPIELSGLNSGIYLVQIHFQDFSVSRKLQVR; this is encoded by the coding sequence ATGAAAAAACTATCTCTCCTCGCTCTGTTTCTCTATTTGTCAGTTTCCCTATCTGCTCAAATCATTTTCGATCATGACACCGTTTACAACGATTTGGTTTTGGGCGTAAAAACCGAAGTCAAGGTGTGGGTTCGAAACGGCAGCACTTCACCTATAGATGCCCAATACCGCATTTATTCCGACAATGTAGTAGACCAAACAGATTGGGACGTTCAATTCTGTGACTGCGACCTGTGCCGGTCACCCTACCCCACTACAGGAGTTTGTGTTTTGAGCAACCCAATGACCGGTGAAAAACCCCATAGCTATACCTTGTATGTGACACCACAATCAGTGATTGAAAACAGGGAGTTGAAGCTTATTGTAATGAGCATGGCCGACACTACGGTTCGGGATACAGTAGTTTTTAAAACTCGTTTAGCCACTTCAGTAGAAGAAAAATCAAGAGTAGAACAGTCGCTGCAACTCATGCCTAACCCGGCAAGCAACATGACACACCTGCAATTCGAAAACACCCAAAACGGACCTACTACAGTTGAGCTGGTTAGCCTTCTGGGAGAAACCGTAAGATCCTATACCCTCGATGCACCCATTGGCCCGGCTGATGTACCCATCGAACTATCGGGATTGAACTCAGGTATCTATCTCGTGCAGATTCATTTCCAAGATTTTTCGGTTTCCCGCAAACTACAGGTAAGGTAA
- the dnaG gene encoding DNA primase, which yields MIPRHKVDEILQATLIEEVIGEFVNLKKSGRQYKALSPFTNEKTPSFYVVPEKQIFKDFSSGKGGNAVTFLMEVEHFSYPEALRWLAQKYNIELEEQELTPEQKEAENERESLYIVSQFAEQYFKEQLHETDAGKSIGLSYFKQRGFLPETIEKFKLGYSPDEWRAFTDAAFEQGYQEKFLTATGLTKPSPKRQNEFYDGFKGRVIFPIHSLSGRAIGFGGRTLIKDKKVPKYLNSPESLIYNKSASLYGIYFAKGEIIKEDQCYLVEGYTDVISFHQAGISNTVASSGTALTRDQIKLIKRYTPNITLLYDGDEAGIKASFRGIDMILEEGMNVKMVSFPEGEDPDSFALKNTPEDIRSYLADNARDFIVSKTEILLRDSGKDPIKRASVIKDIVASIALIPEAISRSVYTRECANLLEIEEKVLVNELNKLRRDQFKQKNRQSPQQSHQGPPPDFPPPDFFEPPSGPPQEGAPQQQAPIKKDHNLSQERDLMRILINYGEKTIIFKDGENGDVEVEIAPFIFHELERDEMFFEDSAHLKLSNELVKQVEEGIWDVQKMVHSEDKEIASLMVDLMTQRHELHDWDSRQILVMGEETKLKRAVEGALYSFKFVKINNLIRENQEAIKQAYENNQLEEALNYQKKQVIYDKIKSSLAAPSGRIILG from the coding sequence ATGATCCCAAGGCACAAAGTTGACGAAATATTACAGGCTACCCTGATTGAAGAGGTTATTGGAGAATTCGTAAACCTCAAGAAATCGGGAAGGCAGTACAAGGCGTTGAGTCCATTTACCAATGAAAAGACTCCGTCCTTTTATGTTGTGCCTGAAAAGCAGATTTTCAAAGACTTTAGTTCTGGTAAAGGAGGAAATGCAGTAACCTTTCTCATGGAGGTGGAGCACTTCTCCTATCCTGAGGCGCTGAGATGGCTTGCCCAGAAATACAACATCGAACTTGAGGAACAGGAACTAACTCCTGAGCAAAAGGAAGCGGAAAACGAACGGGAAAGCCTGTACATCGTTAGCCAGTTTGCCGAGCAGTATTTCAAAGAGCAGCTTCATGAAACAGATGCGGGAAAATCGATTGGCCTGAGCTACTTCAAGCAACGTGGTTTTTTACCAGAAACCATCGAAAAGTTTAAGTTGGGTTATAGTCCCGATGAATGGAGAGCCTTTACCGATGCCGCCTTTGAACAAGGATACCAGGAAAAATTTCTGACAGCTACCGGACTCACCAAACCTTCTCCCAAACGGCAAAACGAGTTTTACGATGGGTTTAAAGGACGGGTTATATTTCCCATTCACAGCTTGTCTGGACGAGCTATTGGTTTTGGTGGCCGTACGCTGATTAAGGATAAAAAGGTTCCCAAATACCTGAACAGTCCTGAGTCGCTCATTTACAACAAGAGTGCCTCACTCTACGGCATCTACTTCGCCAAAGGCGAAATCATAAAAGAAGATCAATGCTATTTGGTAGAAGGCTACACCGACGTTATTTCCTTCCACCAGGCCGGCATTAGCAATACAGTGGCTTCGTCGGGTACCGCTTTGACCCGCGATCAGATCAAACTCATAAAGCGCTATACCCCCAACATTACCCTTCTCTATGACGGCGATGAAGCCGGTATAAAAGCTTCTTTCCGCGGAATCGATATGATTTTGGAGGAAGGGATGAATGTGAAAATGGTTTCTTTTCCTGAAGGGGAAGATCCTGATTCCTTCGCGCTAAAAAACACGCCCGAGGACATTCGCTCTTACCTGGCGGATAATGCCCGCGATTTTATCGTGAGTAAAACTGAAATTCTACTCAGAGACTCGGGTAAGGATCCCATCAAACGGGCCAGCGTTATCAAGGATATTGTAGCCAGTATCGCCCTCATCCCAGAGGCCATTTCCCGATCTGTGTACACACGGGAATGTGCCAATCTGCTCGAAATTGAGGAGAAAGTATTGGTGAACGAACTGAACAAACTTCGACGAGATCAGTTCAAACAAAAGAACCGTCAATCCCCCCAACAAAGCCATCAAGGGCCGCCACCTGATTTCCCACCGCCCGACTTTTTTGAGCCTCCTTCAGGTCCACCACAAGAAGGTGCACCGCAGCAACAAGCTCCCATTAAAAAAGATCACAATCTTTCTCAAGAAAGAGACTTGATGCGCATTCTGATTAACTATGGTGAGAAAACTATCATTTTTAAAGATGGTGAAAATGGGGATGTCGAAGTAGAGATCGCCCCTTTCATCTTTCATGAATTGGAACGGGATGAAATGTTTTTTGAAGACAGTGCCCACCTGAAGCTTTCCAATGAATTGGTTAAGCAAGTGGAAGAAGGCATCTGGGATGTTCAGAAAATGGTTCACAGCGAAGACAAGGAAATTGCCTCGCTCATGGTCGACCTCATGACTCAACGCCACGAATTGCATGACTGGGATTCCAGGCAAATTTTGGTGATGGGTGAAGAAACCAAACTCAAGCGTGCCGTAGAAGGTGCCCTATATTCTTTCAAATTTGTGAAGATCAACAACCTCATTCGGGAAAACCAGGAAGCCATCAAGCAGGCCTACGAAAACAACCAACTGGAAGAGGCCTTGAACTACCAAAAAAAGCAAGTCATCTACGATAAGATCAAATCATCTTTGGCTGCACCGAGTGGACGTATTATCTTAGGATGA